In a genomic window of Leishmania mexicana MHOM/GT/2001/U1103 complete genome, chromosome 30:
- a CDS encoding ferredoxin 2fe-2s-like protein, giving the protein MHRFALPRVAFSARRPAASVPLTTSLGASLRWCSSLPPSSSSSTTPGKVKVHIKSETEGTEKTVEATLGLTLMEVIRDVAKMDMEAACDGTCACSTCHVIFTEASYQKLLDAPSEDEMDMLDLAPKVTKTSRLSCQVKIAPELDEISVTIPNEMENQMGY; this is encoded by the coding sequence ATGCATCGTTTCGCGCTACCGAGGGTGGCATTTTCTGCGCGTCGCCCCGCCGCATCGGTGCCCCTCACCACCTCTTTAGGCGCGTCCCTCCGCTGGTGCTCCTCGCTACCTCCTTCTTCGTCATCGTCGACCACCCCAGGCAAGGTGAAGGTCCACATCAAGAGCGAGACGGAGGGGACGGAGAAGACGGTTGAGGCCACGCTGGGGCTCACCTTGATGGAGGTGATTCGCGATGTGGCCAAGATGGACATGGAAGCGGCGTGCGACGggacgtgcgcgtgcagcaccTGCCATGTCATCTTCACGGAGGCGTCCTACCAGAAGCTCCTCGACGCACCGAGTGAGGACGAGATGGACATGCTGGACCTGGCTCCGAAGGTCACAAAGACATCGAGGCTGTCGTGTCAGGTAAAGATCGCGCCGGAGCTGGACGAGATATCCGTGACGATTCCCAACGAGATGGAGAACCAAATGGGATACTGA
- a CDS encoding zinc transporter-like protein, protein MLPEQPGETTGLTVVVAGAAAANYRTASNTVRVTVAEERTIDEALSAVNARRESEKKVLLGALVFCFIFMVVEFSSGVIAHSLALLTDAIHLLTDVGSYALSIGALVAAGRAACGRYSYGWHRAEVIGTLISVFSIWALVTWIVIEAGYRTYDMYLCSRVPAQASAGVVNARQCQAVDSRLMILVGVLGMVVNVVCASILYFGGSHGHSHFGSSHGHSHGESEAHDHDHSHGDLHEGGDGHNHEHDDSHDHGHDHGHGHGYAAENGGGIGSHKGFAVHAAILHAMGDCVQSIGVILAGIFIYFSNLSYYGNHTYGHSIFNLADPLCSLMFALITLNMTKALLMDLLNILMESTPASVDYYALETALQQIDGVASVHDLHVWSLSAEYVSLSVHLVADNSAEALQKAQYICKEHFGISHTTIQIDSVAVGTAGCASACASPTAHDEVLSHYM, encoded by the coding sequence ATGTTACCCGAGCAACCAGGCGAGACGACGGGGTTGACGGTGGTCGttgctggtgcggcggccgccaacTACCGCACTGCGTCGAATACGGTGCGCGTCACGGTTGCCGAAGAGCGCACGATTGATGAGGCGCTGTCCGCCGTCAATGCCCGTCGCGAGTCGGAGAAGAAGGTTCTCCTGGGCGCCCTCGTCTTCTGCTTTATCTTTATGGTCGTCGAGTTTTCCAGCGGTGTGATTGCCCACTCGCTGGCCCTACTCACAGACGCCATCCACTTGCTGACCGATGTCGGGTCCTATGCACTAAGCATTGGTGCCCTTGTCGCAGCTGGACGTGCGGCGTGCGGCCGCTACAGCTACGGCTGGCACCGGGCGGAGGTGATTGGCACCCTCATCTCCGTCTTTTCCATCTGGGCGTTGGTGACGTGGATTGTCATTGAGGCAGGGTACCGCACCTATGACATGTACCTGTGCAGTCGCGTACCGGCGCAAGCTTCCGCTGGCGTCGTGAACGCTCGCCAGTGTCAGGCTGTGGACTCGCGTCTCATGATTTTAGTGGGTGTACTTGGCATGGTGGTGAACGTTGTGTGCGCCTCCATCCTCTACTTTGGCGGCTCTCACGGCCACAGCCACTTCGGCTCCTCGCACGGGCACAGCCACGGCGAGAGTGAGGCGCACGACCATGATCACAGCCATGGAGACCTTCACGAGGGGGGCGACGGACATAACCACGAACACGACGACAGTCACGATCACGGGCACGATCATGGACACGGTCACGGATATGCAGCGGAAAACGGTGGCGGCATTGGCAGCCACAAGGGTTTCGCCGTGCACGCCGCTATCCTGCACGCCATGGGCGATTGCGTTCAGTCCATCGGTGTCATTCTCGCTGGTATTTTCATCTACTTCAGTAACCTTTCCTACTACGGCAATCACACGTACGGGCACTCCATCTTCAACCTTGCCGACCCGCTCTGCTCCCTCATGTTCGCTCTCATCACGCTGAACATGAccaaggcgctgctgatggaCCTGCTCAACATTCTGATGGAGAGCACCCCGGCAAGTGTCGACTACTACGCACTAGAGACGGCGCTACAGCAGATCGACGGTGTCGCCAGTGTGCACGACCTGCACGTTTGGTCCCTGTCTGCCGAGTACGTCTCCCTCTCGGTGCACCTGGTGGCGGACAACTCCGCCGAGGCACTGCAGAAGGCGCAGTACATCTGCAAGGAGCATTTCGGCATTAGCCACACCACCATTCAGATCGACTCGGTGGCTGTCGGCACAGCCGggtgcgccagcgcctgTGCTTCACCGACTGCGCATGATGAGGTTTTGAGCCACTACATGTGA
- a CDS encoding putative lipase, protein MTHVSSCKLVCFNTVVAGLIVFLTLYTVSAHLTEDSKLAIVGVNRARYNTTDAWKALYFSKAAYCEAEKLTHWSCGDTCTNATPEFRLFNVYDNTSTGNFGYSGVDHVAKRIVVAFRGTYNTANWLQNLDFIFMTYPHPDCGKCKVHRGFYTAYASLRTQMIQDVLLLHARYPLYTLFVTGHSLGGAIAMLAAVDLTTWDMSEAEVLGKGVLSRGVVSPPLHLTPITLYTFGEPRVGNGHFSNWSLSVLTGRQTFRLTHAKDPVPHVPPRTLSYVHMPREVWYPKDDKKHYLCRDNAFSEDPYCSNSVFATQVPDHLMYLGVCTRCECTAAEMEEIYSYELPPEMYNILALDDAMDNPNVTRR, encoded by the coding sequence ATGACGCACGTGTCCTCGTGCAAGCTGGTGTGCTTCAACACCGTTGTCGCTGGCCTGATCGTGTTTCTGACCCTCTACACCGTCTCCGCTCACCTGACGGAGGATAGTAAGCTGGCCATCGTTGGCGTGAACCGGGCGCGTTACAACACCACCGATGCATGGAAAGCGCTGTACTTTTCCAAGGCGGCATACTGCGAGGCAGAGAAGTTGACGCACTGGAGCTGCGGCGACACCTGCACCAACGCCACCCCTGAGTTTCGTCTCTTCAACGTCTACGACAACACCTCAACGGGCAACTTCGGATACAGCGGCGTTGACCATGTCGCGAAGCGGATTGTCGTGGCATTCCGCGGTACGTACAACACGGCGAACTGGCTTCAAAATTTGGACTTCATCTTCATGACGTACCCGCACCCCGACTGTGGAAAGTGCAAGGTGCACCGCGGCTTCTACACTGCTTACGCCAGCCTTCGCACACAGATGATCCAAGATGTTCTGTTGCTGCACGCGCGGTATCCCCTCTACACCCTCTTCGTCACCGGTCACTCCCTCGGTGGCGCAATAGCCAtgctcgctgctgtcgatTTGACAACGTGGGACATGTCGGAGGCGGAAGTGCTGGGCAAGGGCGTGCTGTCCCGTGGTGTGGTGTCCCCGCCATTGCACCTAACACCGATTACGCTCTACACGTTCGGTGAACCACGCGTGGGAAACGGGCACTTCTCGAACTggtctctgtctgtcttgACCGGCAGGCAGACGTTTCGCCTCACCCACGCGAAGGATCCTGTGCCGCACgtgccaccgcgcacactCAGCTATGTGCACATGCCACGAGAGGTGTGGTACCCCAAGGACGACAAAAAGCACTATCTGTGCCGGGACAACGCCTTCTCCGAGGACCCGTACTGCAGCAACAGCGTGTTCGCGACACAGGTGCCGGACCATCTCATGTACCTCGGTGTTTGCACACGATGCGAGtgcacggcggcagagatggaggagaTCTACAGCTACGAGCTCCCACCCGAAATGTACAATATTCTCGCCCTCGATGACGCCATGGACAACCCTAACGTTACAAGGCGCTGA